From one Physeter macrocephalus isolate SW-GA unplaced genomic scaffold, ASM283717v5 random_155, whole genome shotgun sequence genomic stretch:
- the FANCE gene encoding Fanconi anemia group E protein isoform X1, with amino-acid sequence MEAPEAAPAQAEGAEPAPWAHLEAPARLLLQVLQAGPDGARRGLGVLRALSGRGGEPFGWDRVFEALCREEPVVEGPDCRLELKPLLLRLPPLCQRNLMSLLMAVWPSLPESSLLPVLQIVHQDSSPDPDPWLRALGEFLRRDLGVGASIEGASPLSKRCQRQLRGLCRQLGQGGRKLKSPQAPNPEGKEEQEEDKDSQRPGKRRKEPEEEPASPEGERAPKRLRCLEKEEESHEENRPEPESLESLANGGGASSIKNQPVLGAKPSEAGQSLEDAKGLPESLELPRAIQEQVPRLQQLLKTLGKGLEGLEGTPPAELQLLHECSPGQVDLVCAQLQLPQLSDTGLLQLCTWLLALSPDLSLSNATVLTRSLFLGRILSLTSSASRLLTTALTSFCTKYTYAVCRALLGPVLQAPGTGPAQTELLCCLTKDEALEPDMQALMLGQILELPWKEETFLVLQSLLERQVSRLPWGRVDKEALQCCGWVEMPSEKFSVLMEKLCKEGPAATTSMAYAKLMLTVITKYQAN; translated from the exons ATGGAGGCCCCGGAGGCGGCACCCGCTCAGGCTGAGGGCGCGGAGCCGGCGCCCTGGGCGCACCTAGAGGCCCCCGCCCGCCTCTTGCTGCAGGTGCTGCAGGCGGGGCCCGACGGGGCGCGGCGCGGCTTGGGGGTGCTGCGGGCTCTGAGCGGCCGCGGCGGGGAGCCCTTCGGCTGGGACCGCGTCTTCGAGGCGCTGTGCCGGGAGGAGCCAGTCGTGGAGGGCCCGGACTGTCGCCTGGAGCT GAAACCACTGCTGCTGCGCTTGCCCCCGCTATGCCAGAGGAACCTGATGTCCCTACTGATGGCTGTTTGGCCGTCGCTGCCTGAAAGCAGTCTCCTCCCTGTGCTGCAGATTGTGCACCAGGATTCAAGCCCCGACCCTGATCCCTGGCTCCGGGCCCTTGGGGAATTTCTGCGAAGGGATCTGGGTGTTGGGGCCTCTATTGAGGGAGCATCTCCACTGTCTAAAAGGTGCCAGAGACAGCTCCGAGGCCTGTGTAGGCAGCTGGGCCAAGGGGGCAGGAAGTTAAAGTCGCCCCAGGCTCCAAATCCTGAAGGGAaagaagagcaggaggaggacAAGGACTCCCAGCGGCCTGGGAAACGCAGAAAGGAACCGGAGGAAGAGCCTGCCAGTCCTGAGGGGGAGAGGGCCCCCAAAAGGCTCCGGTgtttggaaaaggaagaagaaagccaTGAGGAAAACAGACCTGAACCTGAATCTTTGGAATCCCTGGCCAATGGAGGAGGTGCTTCATCCATTAAGAACCAGCCTGTTTTGGGGGCGAAGCCCAGTGAGGCTGGTCAGAGTCTAGAGGATGCTAAGGGCCTACCTGAGAGTTTGGAGTTGCCCAGAGCTATCCAG GAACAAGTTCCcaggctgcagcagctgctcAAGACCCTCGGGAAG GGGTTGGAAGGGCTGGAGGGCACCCCACCAGCTGAGCTGCAGCTTCTCCACGAATGCAGTCCTGGCCAG GTGGACCTGGTGTGTGCCCAGCTGCAGCTCCCGCAGCTCTCAGACACAGGTCTCCTGCAGCTCTGCACCTGGCTGCTGGCCCTTTCACCAGACCTCAGCCTCAGCAATGCTACTGTGCTGACCAGGAGCCTCTTCCTTGGACGG ATTCTCTCCCTGACTTCCTCAGCCTCCCGCTTGCTCACAACTGCCCTGACCTCCTTCTGTACTAAGTACACCTACGCCGTCTGCAGGGCCCTCCTTGGCCCTGTGCTCCAAGCCCCAGGAACAG GTCCAGCTCAAACAGAGTTACTGTGTTGCCTTACAAAGGACGAGGCCCTGGAGCCGGACATGCAGGCTCTAATGCTGGG ACAGATCCTGGAGCTGCCGTGGAAGGAAGAGACTTTCTTGGTGTTGCAGTCACTCCTGGAGCGGCAGGTGAGCAGGCTGCCTTGGGGAAGAGTGGACAAAGAAGCGCTGCAGTGCTGTGGCTGG GTGGAGATGCCCTCTGAGAAGTTCAGTGTGTTGATGGAGAAACTCTGTAAAGAGGGGCCAGCAGCCACCACGTCCATGGCCTATGCCAAGCTCATGCTGACAGTCATAACGAAGTATCAGGCCAAT